One region of Qipengyuania sp. SS22 genomic DNA includes:
- the mmsB gene encoding 3-hydroxyisobutyrate dehydrogenase codes for MKIAFIGLGNMGGGMAANLVKAGHAVNAFDLSEEALAAAKDNGCTPFTDAAEAVQGVDAVVSMLPNGAIVKSVYQDSVIGKAPAGAVLLDCSTIDVATAKEVIARAEAAGYDMVDAPVSGGIAAANGGTLTFMVGGTEKAFKRAEEVLNAMGKAVIHAGDAGAGQTAKICNNMLLAISMIGTAEAMKMAEKLGLDPQKFYEISSQSSGYCWSLNAYTPLPGVGIESPADKDYQGGFATGLMLKDLKLAMEAAETADASTPLGRQAKELYEQFAEDNGGLDFSAIIKTL; via the coding sequence ATGAAAATCGCCTTTATCGGCCTCGGCAATATGGGTGGCGGGATGGCCGCCAACCTCGTCAAGGCGGGGCATGCCGTGAACGCCTTCGACCTCAGCGAGGAAGCGCTTGCCGCGGCTAAGGACAATGGTTGCACGCCCTTCACCGATGCCGCCGAAGCCGTTCAGGGCGTCGACGCAGTGGTTTCGATGCTGCCCAATGGCGCCATCGTGAAGTCGGTTTATCAAGACAGCGTCATCGGCAAGGCACCCGCCGGTGCGGTGCTACTCGATTGCTCGACCATCGACGTCGCCACTGCCAAGGAAGTCATCGCCAGAGCCGAGGCCGCCGGTTACGACATGGTCGACGCGCCGGTTTCGGGCGGCATTGCGGCGGCGAATGGCGGAACGCTGACCTTCATGGTCGGCGGCACCGAGAAAGCGTTCAAGCGCGCCGAAGAGGTGCTGAACGCGATGGGCAAGGCAGTGATCCACGCAGGCGATGCCGGCGCGGGGCAGACCGCCAAGATCTGCAACAACATGCTGCTCGCCATCTCGATGATCGGCACTGCCGAGGCGATGAAAATGGCCGAGAAGCTCGGGCTCGATCCGCAAAAGTTCTACGAGATCAGTTCGCAGTCCTCGGGCTATTGCTGGTCGCTCAATGCTTACACCCCCCTGCCCGGCGTCGGCATCGAAAGCCCGGCGGACAAGGACTACCAGGGCGGCTTCGCCACCGGACTGATGCTCAAGGATCTCAAGCTGGCGATGGAAGCGGCCGAGACCGCCGATGCCTCGACCCCGCTCGGTCGCCAAGCAAAGGAGCTTTACGAGCAATTCGCCGAGGACAACGGCGGGCTCGACTTCTCGGCGATCATCAAGACGCTTTGA
- a CDS encoding enoyl-CoA hydratase-related protein, giving the protein MAYETITVEQRDAVTLITLNRPQALNALNSTILKELTEAFAAYQADSSQLCAVLTGSGDKAFAAGADIKEMSEKAAADFYLEDFFSPWTSEIVKKTRKPWIAAVNGFALGGGCELAMMADFIIASENAKFGQPEIKLGVAPGMGGSQRLTKAVGKSKAMEMCLTGRMMDAAEAERSNLVARVVPHDTLLDEALKTAAQIASMPPMAAIANKEMVNAAFETSLDQGLIIERRIFQILAASEDKAEGMAAFVEKREGKWKGR; this is encoded by the coding sequence TTGGCTTACGAAACCATCACCGTCGAACAGCGCGATGCAGTGACGCTGATCACGCTCAACCGCCCCCAAGCGCTCAACGCACTCAACAGCACGATCCTGAAGGAATTGACCGAAGCGTTCGCCGCTTATCAGGCCGATAGCAGCCAGCTCTGCGCGGTGCTGACCGGATCGGGCGACAAGGCTTTTGCCGCGGGCGCGGACATCAAGGAAATGAGCGAGAAGGCCGCTGCGGATTTCTATCTCGAGGATTTCTTCAGTCCGTGGACCAGCGAGATCGTGAAGAAGACGCGCAAGCCCTGGATCGCCGCGGTCAACGGCTTCGCGCTGGGCGGCGGCTGCGAGCTGGCGATGATGGCCGACTTCATCATCGCTTCGGAAAACGCCAAGTTCGGCCAGCCCGAAATCAAGCTGGGCGTTGCGCCGGGCATGGGCGGATCGCAGCGCCTGACCAAGGCAGTGGGCAAGTCCAAGGCGATGGAAATGTGCCTGACGGGCCGGATGATGGATGCCGCGGAAGCCGAGCGCAGCAATCTGGTCGCGCGCGTCGTGCCGCATGACACGCTGCTCGACGAAGCGCTGAAGACCGCCGCGCAGATTGCCAGCATGCCGCCGATGGCCGCAATCGCGAACAAGGAAATGGTCAATGCCGCTTTCGAGACCAGCCTCGACCAGGGCCTGATCATCGAACGCCGCATCTTCCAGATCCTCGCCGCGAGCGAGGACAAGGCCGAAGGCATGGCCGCCTTCGTCGAGAAGCGCGAAGGCAAGTGGAAGGGGCGGTAA
- a CDS encoding enoyl-CoA hydratase/isomerase family protein, which yields MTDEVNIHTHGRTGHLSLNRPKALHALTLDMCHAMSAALADWAGDDTVEAVILDHAEGRGFCAGGDINLLRHSALNDGGKSGREFFHDEYQLNHQMFEYDKPIVAFMDGITMGGGVGIALPCEYRVATENTRFAMPESGIGLFPDVGGGWHLSRLGGRLGQFLALTGARLDGAECVWAGIATHYLPAEKLAEAKARIIEHPDRIGGILSELSITPPAARLEENAALIKKHFASDRYEDILASLEADDSDWAAKELATLRSKSPQTCKVALRQLADSAKLGSFADNMRMEYRIASRVLTRPDFAEGVRAVIVDKTGDPQWNPATPEGVSEELIDSIFAPLPQGEEWTPLGN from the coding sequence ATGACCGACGAAGTGAACATCCACACCCATGGCCGCACCGGCCACCTCTCGCTCAACCGCCCCAAGGCGCTCCACGCGCTGACGCTGGACATGTGCCACGCGATGAGCGCGGCGCTGGCCGATTGGGCTGGCGACGATACGGTCGAGGCCGTTATTCTCGACCATGCCGAAGGCCGCGGCTTCTGCGCGGGTGGCGACATCAACCTGCTGCGCCATTCCGCGCTTAACGACGGCGGTAAAAGCGGGCGCGAGTTCTTCCACGACGAATACCAGCTCAACCACCAGATGTTCGAATATGACAAGCCCATCGTGGCCTTCATGGACGGGATCACCATGGGCGGCGGCGTGGGCATTGCGCTGCCCTGCGAGTATCGCGTCGCGACCGAGAACACGCGCTTCGCCATGCCCGAAAGCGGGATCGGCCTGTTCCCCGACGTGGGCGGCGGCTGGCACCTCTCGCGGCTGGGCGGGCGGCTCGGCCAGTTCCTCGCGCTGACCGGTGCGCGGCTCGACGGCGCCGAATGCGTCTGGGCGGGTATCGCCACGCATTACCTGCCCGCCGAGAAACTCGCCGAAGCCAAGGCGCGCATTATCGAGCATCCCGATCGGATCGGCGGTATCCTGTCCGAACTATCGATCACCCCGCCGGCCGCGCGGCTGGAAGAGAATGCCGCGCTGATCAAGAAGCACTTCGCCTCGGATCGCTACGAGGACATCCTCGCCAGCCTCGAGGCAGACGATAGCGACTGGGCGGCAAAGGAGCTCGCCACGCTGCGCAGCAAGAGCCCGCAGACCTGCAAGGTCGCACTGCGCCAGTTGGCGGACAGCGCCAAGCTCGGCAGCTTTGCCGACAACATGCGCATGGAATACCGCATCGCCAGCCGCGTGCTGACCCGGCCCGACTTTGCCGAGGGCGTGCGCGCGGTGATCGTCGACAAGACCGGCGATCCCCAATGGAACCCGGCAACCCCCGAAGGCGTAAGCGAGGAACTGATCGACAGCATCTTCGCCCCGCTGCCCCAGGGCGAGGAATGGACGCCGCTCGGCAACTAA
- a CDS encoding VOC family protein: protein MSATGLALVALVIPDYDEAAAFFTQVLDFDLIEDSDLGDGKRWLVVGGKTGGRILLAKAKGDEQRAAIGNQFGGRVGLFLQTDDFAATHRKLSDAGISFEESPRRESYGTVAVFNDPFGNRWDLIEYEKAA from the coding sequence GTGAGCGCGACCGGCCTTGCACTGGTGGCGCTGGTCATCCCCGATTACGACGAAGCCGCGGCCTTCTTCACCCAGGTGCTCGATTTCGACCTGATCGAGGACAGCGATCTTGGCGATGGCAAACGCTGGCTCGTCGTCGGCGGCAAGACGGGTGGACGCATCCTGCTTGCCAAGGCCAAGGGCGACGAGCAGCGCGCCGCCATCGGCAACCAGTTCGGCGGCCGGGTCGGCCTGTTTCTCCAGACGGACGACTTCGCCGCAACCCACCGCAAACTGAGCGACGCGGGCATTTCTTTCGAAGAAAGCCCGCGCCGCGAGAGCTACGGCACTGTCGCCGTATTTAACGACCCTTTCGGCAATCGCTGGGACCTGATCGAATACGAGAAAGCCGCATGA
- a CDS encoding acyl-CoA dehydrogenase family protein: MTGQFQLTEEQLAIQEVAQRFTADNITPHAGEWDQTAHFPIDVIKQSAELGFGAIYVSEEAGGIGLGRLEAALIMEAMAYGCPATSSFISIHNMAAWMIDRFGGEELKARYLPDLVTMEKVASYALTEPGSGSDAAGLKTSARLDGDHYVLNGTKQFISGAGFNDVYVTMVRTGEHKTKGVTCLVIDKDTPGVSFGKPEKKLGWNASPTAQLIFEDARVPVANRVGPEGDGFRYAMMGLDGGRLNIGACSLGGAQRCLDEAVNYTKERQQFGQAIADFQNTQFMLADMATELEAARALLYLAAAKVTDNAPDKSKFSAMAKRLATDSGSNVVNNALQLFGGYGYLKEYPIERFWRDLRVHSILEGTNQVMRMIVGREMLRQ; the protein is encoded by the coding sequence ATGACAGGACAATTCCAGCTTACCGAAGAGCAGCTCGCGATCCAGGAAGTGGCGCAGCGCTTCACCGCCGACAACATCACCCCGCATGCGGGCGAATGGGACCAGACGGCGCATTTCCCCATCGACGTGATCAAGCAAAGCGCCGAGCTGGGCTTTGGCGCGATCTACGTGTCCGAGGAAGCGGGCGGCATCGGCTTGGGCCGGCTCGAAGCGGCGCTGATCATGGAAGCCATGGCCTATGGCTGCCCCGCGACCAGCTCGTTCATTTCGATCCACAACATGGCCGCCTGGATGATCGACCGCTTCGGCGGCGAGGAACTGAAGGCGCGGTACCTGCCCGACCTCGTCACGATGGAGAAGGTCGCCAGCTATGCGCTGACCGAACCCGGCAGCGGTTCGGACGCCGCGGGGCTCAAGACCAGCGCCAGGCTCGACGGCGACCACTACGTCCTCAACGGGACCAAGCAGTTCATTTCGGGTGCGGGCTTCAACGATGTCTATGTCACCATGGTCCGCACGGGCGAGCACAAGACCAAGGGCGTCACCTGCCTGGTGATCGACAAGGACACGCCCGGCGTGTCCTTCGGCAAGCCGGAAAAGAAGCTCGGCTGGAATGCCAGCCCGACCGCGCAGTTGATCTTCGAGGATGCGCGGGTGCCGGTGGCCAACCGCGTCGGCCCCGAAGGCGACGGCTTCCGCTATGCCATGATGGGACTCGACGGCGGGCGCTTGAACATCGGCGCCTGTTCGCTCGGCGGGGCGCAGCGCTGTCTCGACGAGGCGGTGAATTATACCAAGGAACGCCAGCAGTTCGGCCAGGCGATTGCCGATTTCCAGAACACGCAGTTCATGCTCGCCGACATGGCGACCGAATTGGAAGCGGCGCGCGCGCTGCTTTATCTGGCGGCTGCGAAGGTCACCGACAATGCGCCCGACAAGAGCAAGTTCTCCGCCATGGCTAAGCGGCTGGCGACCGACAGCGGCAGCAATGTCGTCAACAATGCGCTGCAGCTGTTCGGCGGTTATGGCTATCTGAAAGAATACCCCATCGAACGTTTCTGGCGCGATCTGCGCGTCCATTCGATCCTCGAAGGCACCAATCAGGTCATGCGCATGATCGTGGGCCGGGAAATGCTGCGCCAGTGA
- a CDS encoding RidA family protein, with protein MTRRRAFTGSPFETQFGFARAVRDGNRILVAGTGPIEDDGSSTQGGAAAEAERCFVLILRAIEELGGSAKDVVRTRMLLTDPADQEAVGEVHARFFGEAPPTATMAGVAWLCRPEWKVEIEAEAIIEG; from the coding sequence ATGACGCGCCGCCGCGCCTTCACCGGCTCGCCTTTCGAAACGCAGTTCGGCTTCGCCCGCGCAGTGCGTGACGGCAATCGCATCCTCGTCGCCGGGACCGGACCGATCGAAGATGACGGCAGTTCCACCCAGGGCGGCGCCGCGGCCGAGGCCGAACGCTGTTTCGTGCTCATCCTGCGCGCGATCGAGGAACTGGGCGGCAGCGCGAAAGATGTCGTGCGCACGCGGATGCTATTGACCGATCCGGCCGACCAGGAAGCGGTCGGCGAAGTCCATGCCCGCTTCTTTGGCGAGGCCCCGCCCACCGCAACGATGGCAGGTGTGGCATGGCTATGCCGACCGGAATGGAAAGTCGAAATCGAGGCCGAAGCAATCATCGAAGGCTGA
- a CDS encoding I78 family peptidase inhibitor produces the protein MRILILTALALPLAACAGYTEPAPAPSEPPRDAMVRVCDAASARVHVGREATEEAGAAILADSGAEVLRWGPPNSAWTMDYRTDRVNVRYDEAQLITKITCG, from the coding sequence ATGCGTATCCTGATCCTTACCGCGCTTGCCCTGCCGCTGGCAGCTTGCGCCGGCTATACCGAACCCGCACCTGCACCCTCGGAACCGCCCCGCGATGCCATGGTCAGGGTCTGCGACGCAGCTTCGGCGCGGGTGCATGTCGGCCGTGAAGCGACCGAGGAAGCGGGTGCCGCAATCCTGGCGGACAGCGGCGCCGAAGTACTGCGCTGGGGCCCGCCCAATTCGGCGTGGACGATGGATTACCGCACCGATCGCGTGAACGTACGCTATGACGAAGCGCAGCTGATCACCAAGATTACCTGCGGATGA
- a CDS encoding CoA-acylating methylmalonate-semialdehyde dehydrogenase: MRQLDHFIAGGASAPTARTHKIWNPSTGEVQAEVPLGDAALLDRAVAAARKVQPEWAATNPQRRARVMFEFKRLVEANKQELAELLASEHGKVVDDAHGDVQRGLEVIEYACGIPQALKGEYSQGAGPGIDVYSMRQPLGIGAGITPFNFPAMIPMWMFGMAIAAGNAFILKPSERDPSVPIRLAELFVEAGAPEGLLQVVHGDKEMVDAILDHEDIAAVSFVGSSDIAHYVYKRGVAAGKRVQAMGGAKNHGIVMPDADLDQVVGDLAGAAFGSAGERCMALPVVVPVGEDTADRLREKLIPAINALRIGVSTDPDAHYGPVVTPEHKARVEQWIDTAEQEGAEVVIDGRGFTLQGHEKGFFVGPTLLDRVTTDMESYREEIFGPVLQIVRAKDFEDAVRLPSEHQYGNGVAIFTRNGHAAREFAHRVNVGMVGINVPIPVPVSYHSFGGWKRSGFGDTDQYGQEGLKFWTKAKKVTQRWPDGGGDGSNAFVIPTMG; encoded by the coding sequence ATGCGTCAGCTTGACCATTTCATCGCCGGCGGAGCGAGCGCTCCCACGGCCCGCACCCACAAGATCTGGAACCCCTCGACGGGCGAAGTCCAGGCCGAGGTTCCGCTGGGCGACGCCGCCTTGCTCGACCGCGCGGTCGCCGCCGCCAGGAAGGTCCAGCCCGAATGGGCGGCGACCAACCCGCAGCGCCGCGCGCGGGTGATGTTCGAATTCAAACGGCTGGTCGAAGCCAACAAGCAGGAACTGGCCGAGCTGCTTGCCAGCGAGCACGGCAAGGTCGTCGACGATGCGCACGGCGATGTGCAGCGCGGGCTCGAAGTGATCGAATATGCCTGCGGCATCCCGCAGGCGCTCAAGGGCGAATATTCGCAAGGCGCGGGTCCCGGCATCGACGTTTATTCGATGCGCCAGCCGCTCGGCATCGGGGCGGGCATCACCCCGTTCAACTTCCCCGCGATGATCCCGATGTGGATGTTCGGCATGGCGATCGCGGCGGGCAATGCCTTCATCCTCAAGCCGTCCGAACGCGATCCCAGCGTGCCGATCCGGCTGGCCGAACTGTTCGTCGAGGCCGGCGCGCCCGAGGGGCTGCTGCAGGTCGTCCACGGCGATAAGGAAATGGTCGATGCGATCCTCGATCACGAGGACATCGCCGCGGTCAGCTTCGTCGGGTCGAGCGATATCGCGCATTACGTCTACAAGCGCGGTGTCGCTGCGGGCAAGCGTGTGCAGGCCATGGGCGGCGCGAAGAACCACGGCATCGTCATGCCCGATGCCGATCTCGACCAGGTGGTGGGCGATCTCGCCGGGGCTGCCTTCGGGTCCGCGGGTGAACGCTGCATGGCGCTGCCGGTGGTCGTGCCCGTTGGCGAGGACACGGCGGACAGGCTGCGCGAGAAGCTGATCCCTGCGATCAATGCGCTGCGCATCGGCGTCTCGACCGATCCCGACGCGCATTACGGCCCGGTCGTCACACCCGAGCACAAGGCGCGGGTAGAACAGTGGATCGACACTGCCGAACAGGAAGGTGCCGAGGTGGTCATCGACGGACGCGGTTTCACCCTGCAGGGCCACGAGAAAGGCTTTTTCGTCGGCCCGACGCTGCTCGACCGCGTCACCACCGACATGGAAAGCTACCGCGAGGAAATCTTCGGCCCGGTCCTCCAGATCGTGCGCGCCAAGGATTTCGAGGACGCCGTCCGGCTGCCGAGCGAACACCAGTATGGCAATGGCGTCGCGATCTTCACGCGCAACGGCCATGCGGCGCGCGAATTCGCGCACCGTGTCAATGTCGGCATGGTCGGGATCAACGTTCCGATTCCCGTGCCGGTCAGCTATCACAGCTTCGGCGGGTGGAAACGTTCGGGCTTCGGCGACACCGACCAGTATGGCCAGGAAGGCCTGAAGTTCTGGACCAAGGCCAAGAAGGTCACCCAGCGCTGGCCCGATGGCGGCGGCGATGGATCGAACGCCTTCGTTATTCCGACGATGGGATAA